One region of Eupeodes corollae chromosome 1, idEupCoro1.1, whole genome shotgun sequence genomic DNA includes:
- the LOC129942561 gene encoding glutamate receptor ionotropic, kainate 2-like, producing MNLKNILIQLIVFIGLELKSVFSGGIRIGLICDRNVAEMQTVFETAIEVANANLEVPLLFTESEVPFGDSYEAYKVMCDMLMMGVGGIFGPSSKNSVLHLMSFCDAKEIPFMSSYIDVDSSKSVMINLHPHPSDIARAIHDLIEAYEWTSLTFLYESGDYLNILNELISLYDSGGPYITARRYDLQLNLNYKSILRRVRKSDDSYVVIVGSVETLPEVLRQAQQVGIITEDYSYIIGSMDMQAIDLEEFKYSEVNITTFRMFSPQQPEVRKLITELGYPDDDEERNITCPITIEMALLYDAIQFYAETTKTMRFKPVAMNCSDKNNYWDKGSSIGNYLRLTVAQGLTGNIYLENGVRSHYNLELVELTSTGLQKIGDWDSDKGLSINRFTPEEPILESDSLSLVNKSLIVLLAMNAPHVTLKQSTMKLSGNNRYEGFGVELIQRLAEKLGFNFTFHMHKDGNYGSFNSTSNISTGMVREIMEGRADLGITDLTITSEREAGVDFTIPFMNLGISILYQKPRKADPKLFSFMDPFSGKVWLWLGISFFGVSLAFFILGRIAPGEWDNPYPCIEEPEELENQLSMGNSIWFATGALLQQGSEIAPKALSTRLLASIWWFFTLILVASYTANLAACLTFENPTSVIDDVKDLAENKGGVQYGAKSSGSTRTFFKNSEDETYMLMNNYMNQNPSLLTSTNDEGVERVLTENYAFLMESTSIEYNVARICNLTQIGGLLDEKGYGIAMRKNWPYRDKLNNALLELQESGVLAKMKSKWWFELGTGSCTKKTEQSEATEMGMPNLGGVYFVLLIGSSIAAACGLIDWLFFVLRKARRYKVRFMDALKEEFQIVIDFSNNTKIVCSTGSIYSRNSSLTIDSNELNT from the exons atgaatttgaaaaatatactcATTCAATTGATCGTGTTCATTGGTTTAGAATTGAAGTCAGTCTTTTCGGGTGGAATAAGAATTg GTCTGATATGCGATCGAAATGTTGCAGAAATGCAAACGGTGTTTGAAACGGCGATAGAAGTCGCCAACGCTAATTTAGAAGTACCCCTGTTGTTTACAGAGAGCGAGGTTCCTTTTGGTGATTCGTACGAAGCATACAAAGTAATGTGTGACATGTTAATg ATGGGTGTTGGTGGAATCTTTGGACCTTCGTCAAAGAATTCAGTGCTTCATTTGATGAGCTTCTGTGATGCTAAGGAAATACCATTTATGAGCTCATACATCGATGTCGACTCGAGTAAATCTGTGATGATAAACTTGCATCCACATCCAAGCGATATTGCAAGGGCCATACATGATCTCATTGAGGCTTACGAATGGACtagtttgacatttctttatGAGTCAG GTGACTATCTGAATATACTAAATGAATTGATTAGTTTATACGATTCTGGTGGACCATACATTACGGCTCGACGTTATGATTTACAATTGAATTTAAACTACAAAAGTATCCTTCGAAGGGTGAGAAAATCAGATGACAGTTATGTTGTGATAGTTGGTTCAGTAGAAACATTGCCAGAAGTTCTTAGACAA GCACAGCAAGTTGGCATTATAACAGAAGACTATAGCTACATTATTGGAAGCATGGACATGCAAGCTATTGATTTGGAGGAATTCAAGTATAGTGAAGTTAACATCACTACCTTCCGAATGTTTTCTCCACAACAACCAGAAGTCAGAAAATTAATTACAGAACTTGGATATCCCGACGATGATGAGGAGAGAAATA TAACATGCCCAATTACTATTGAAATGGCCCTACTCTATGATGCCATACAATTTTATgctgaaacaacaaaaacaatgcgATTCAAACCAGTTGCGATGAACTGCTCAGATAAGAACAATTATTGGGATAAAGGTTCTTCTATTGGAAATTACTTGCGTTTG ACCGTTGCACAGGGTCTTACCGGTAACATTTACTTGGAGAATGGTGTCCGTTCGCATTATAACCTAGAACTTGTTGAATTGACATCGACGGGCCTTCAAAAAATTGGGGATTGGGATTCGGATAAGGGTTTAAGTATAAATCGTTTTACCCCAGAGGAACCAATTTTGGAATCAGATTCATTATCTTTggttaataaaagtttaattgttctCCTTGCAATG aatgcaCCACATGTAACGTTGAAACAATCGACTATGAAACTTTCAGGAAATAATCGCTATGAAGGATTTGGAGTTGAACTTATTCAGCGATTAGCTGAGAAATTGGGCTTTAACTTTACTTTCCATATGCATAAAGATGGCAACTATGGCTCATTTAATTCCACAAGTAATATATCAACAGGAATGGTGCGCGAGATTATGGAAGGG AGAGCAGATCTGGGAATTACTGATTTGACAATAACATCTGAACGCGAAGCTGGTGTTGACTTTACTATTCCGTTTATGAATTTAG gaatttcaattttatatcaaaaaccaCGTAAGGCCGATCCAAAATTGTTTTCCTTCATGGACCCGTTTTCAGGAAAGGTATGGCTTTGGCTGGGTATATCGTTTTTTGGCGTATCATTGGCCTTTTTCATTTTGGGTCGAATCGCACCTGGCGAGTGGGACAATCCGTATCCCTGTATTGAGGAACCGGAAGAGTTGGAAAACCAACTGAGTATGGGAAACTCTATTTGGTTTGCAACTGGAGCACTCCTACAACAGGGTAGTGAAATTGCTCCGAA AGCCTTATCAACTAGACTTCTTGCTTCTATTTGGTGGTTTTTCACTCTGATTTTGGTGGCATCTTATACCGCTAATTTAGCAGCGTGTCTTACTTTTGAAAATCCTACAAGTGTTATTGATGATGTTAAAGATTTGGCTGAAAATAAAGGTGGAGTCCAGTATGGAGCTAAGAGCAGTGGTAGTACCAGGACGTTCTTTAAA AATTCTGAAGATGAGACTTATATGTTAATGAATAATTACATGAATCAAAATCCATCTTTGTTGACAAGTACAAACGATGAAGGAGTCGAAAGGGTTCTAACCGAAAACTATGCCTTCTTAATGGAATCCACATCAATAGAATACAATGTAGCCCGAATATGTAATCTTACACAAATCGGAGGATTGTTGGATGAAAAAGGCTATGGTATCGCTATGAGAAAAA ATTGGCCTTATCGGGACAAACTTAATAATGCTCTGCTCGAGTTACAAGAATCAGGCGTTTTAGCTAAGATGAAGTCGAAATGGTGGTTTGAACTTGGAACCGGAAGTTGCACT AAAAAAACGGAACAATCTGAAGCAACTGAAATGGGAATGCCAAACTTAGGAGGTGTTTACTTTGTACTTCTAATTGGAAGTTCTATAGCTGCAGCCTGTGGATTGATTGACTGGCTTTTCTTTGTATTAAGAAAAGCAAGACGCTATAAG GTTCGCTTTATGGATGCATTAAAGGAAGAGTTTCAAATTGTCATAGATTTTTCCAACAACACCAAAATCGTTTGCAGTACAGGATCTATATATTCGAGAAATTCTTCCCTAACAATTGACTCGAATGAACtcaatacataa
- the LOC129941733 gene encoding replication protein A 70 kDa DNA-binding subunit: protein MPAITDLTTGCMEMIMTGGDCEKPVLQILGTKKISGGENERYRLLVSDGKYLNSFAMLATQLNDLYKEGNLVEYTIIRVDRYITSMVNKSDKVDKRVLIILELTVMNHGAEVGKKIGNPVQFTGEASKPAAASAPAVAPKLEKESTYGSKTTNGNSYSSSTSNTINYNNNTSMNQSINPSTTAPISSLTPYQNKWVIKARVTAKSGIRTWNNAKGEGKLFSMDLLDESGEIRATAFKEQCDRYYDMLEVDKVYYFSKCQLKPANKQYSTLKNDYEMTFTGETLVQPCEDESDGIPQVQYNLVPISQIASIEPKAAVDTIGICRDVGELQTFTSRANKEFKKRELTLVDLSNAAVQLTLWGDEAEKFESGSQHVILIKGARVSEFGGGKSLSMGAGSVMKINPDIPEGHRLRGWFDNGGGANISNSVSTRTGGGSYNTDWISFYEARTKNLGTGEKPDYFQCKAVVRLIRSANSTYKACPQPDCNKKVIDENNGHYRCEKCNAMFPNFKYRLLVNMEIGDWTSSRWVTCFSDLGEQLLGKTSQEIGEALENDPQEAEQIFSSINFHEFVFKLRSKVETYGDTPRNKLTAVAATPINYKEYNKYLINSLKELTGIGKNQ from the exons ATGCCTGCAATAACAGACTTAACAACAGGATGCATGGAG ATGATTATGACTGGCGGTGATTGTGAAAAGCCGGTCCTTCAGATTTTAGGAACCAAAAAGATATCTGGAGGTGAAAATGAACGTTATCGTCTTCTCGTATCCGATGGCAAATACTTGAATAGTTTCGCTATGTTAGCCACACAGTTGAATGATTTATACAAGGAGGGGAACCTTGTGGAGTACACTATAATTCGCGTTGACCGCTACATTACTTCCATGGTAAATAAATCGGATAAAGTTGataa ACGAGTTCTTATTATTCTGGAATTAACTGTTATGAATCACGGAGCCGAAGTCGGTAAGAAGATTGGAAATCCCGTTCAATTCACAGGCGAAGCAAGCAAACCTGCCGCAGCATCCGCCCCCGCTGTGGCACCAAAATTAGAAAAGGAATCAACATACGGATCAAAAACAACCAATGGCAACTCATACAGCAGTTCAACAAGCAACACAATCAACTATAATAATAACACTTCAATGAATCAATCAATTAATCCTTCGACGACTGCTCCTATATCAAGTTTAACGCCATACCAAAATAAATGGGTTATCAAAGCTCGAGTTACAGCGAAATCTGGCATTCGTACCTGGAACAATGCTAAAGGTGAAGGAAAACTCTTCAGTATGGATTTATTGGATGAGTCTGGAGAAATTCGTGCTACTGCATTCAAGGAACAATGCGATAGATATTACGATATGCTTGAAGTCGACAAAGTCTATTATTTCTCAAAGTGTCAATTGAAACCTGCAAATAAGCAATATTCTACACTTAAAAATGACTATGAGATGACTTTTACTGGCGAAACATTGGTTCAGCCTTGCGAAGACGAAAGTGATGGCATTCCACAAGTTCAATATAATTTGGTTCCTATTTCACAGATTGCTAGTATAGAACCGAAAGCTGCCGTTG ATACTATTGGTATTTGTCGAGATGTTGGTGAACTACAAACGTTTACTTCAAGGGCAAACAAGGAATTCAAGAAGCGAGAACTAACTCTTGTGGATTTAAGCAATGCTGCG gTACAATTGACGCTATGGGGTGATGAAGCAGAAAAATTCGAAAGCGGATCGCAACACGTTATTTTAATCAAAGGAGCCCGCGTTTCCGAATTCGGTGgtggaaaaagtttaagcatgGGAGCCGGTTCggttatgaaaataaatccaGACATTCCAGAGGGACACAGACTTCGTGGATGGTTTGATAATGGTGGCGGTGCCAACATTTCCAACAGTGTCTCTACTAG AACTGGTGGTGGTTCGTACAACACCGATTGGATATCATTCTATGAAGCACGGACCAAAAATCTTGGTACTGGAGAAAAGCCAGACTACTTCCAGTGCAAAGCTGTTGTAAGATTGATTCGAAGCGCAAATTCGACCTACAAAGCATGTCCGCAGCCGGATTGTAATAAGAAAGTAATTGATGAGAACAACGGTCATTATCGTTGTGAAAAGTGTAACGCTATGTTCCCCAACTTCAAATACAGACTTTTGGTCAAT atggAAATTGGCGATTGGACATCAAGCCGCTGGGTGACATGTTTCAGTGATTTGGGCGAACAGTTGTTGGGTAAAACATCTCAAGAAATTGGCGAAGCTCTAGAAAATGATCCACAGGAAGCTGAACAGATATTTTCATCAATTAATTTCCATGAATTTGTATTCAAACTGAGATCTAAAGTTGAAACTTATGGT gATACACCAAGAAATAAATTAACCGCAGTTGCTGCAACTCCGATCAACtacaaagaatataacaaaTACTTGATTAACAGCTTAAAAGAATTAACCGGGATTGGAAagaatcaataa